In the genome of Luteitalea pratensis, the window CCGCGCCCGTCGGAGGACACGGCGCAGGTGACGTCGATGCCTGCGCACGGCCAGTAAGGCTCAGCCATCACGAGCGCAGGACCCCAGGATCTCTGGATCCAAGGACATCAGGACCTCAGGAGCTCAGGGCTGAGGGCTCAGGCAGTACCTGCTTGAGACCTGAGACGTGAGACCTGAGACTTGAGACGTCATGCGTTGTCGGGCAGCGCGATCTTCACGCGGATGATGAACTGATGGAACTCGTGCATGAAGTTGCGGAGGAAGTCGGCCGTCTCCTTCACCGTGACCGTGCCGGTGTCGTCGATCAGGTCGGGCGTGAACTGGATGTAGGCTTCGACCGCGTTCATCTGCGGTGAGTTGCAGAACGCGAGGATGCTGCGCAGGTGCTGCTGCGCCACGGCCGTCCCGATCTTGCCGGGTGAGGTCCCGATGATCGCCGATGCCTTCCGAGTGAAGGCATTGGAGCCATAGGGACGGCTGGCCCAGTCGATCGCGTTCTTGAGCGCGCCAGGGATCGAGCGGTTGTACTCCGGCGTGACGAACAGGACGGCGTCCGATTCGTTGATCGCCTGCTTGAATGCGCGTGCCACCGCCGGGAAGTCCGCGTCGAGGTCGTAGCTGTAGAACGGCAGGTCGCTGAACGGGATCTCCGTCATCGCGAGTTCGGGTGGCGCGAGCTTGACGAGCGCCCCGGCGAGGCGACGATTCAACGAGGCTTTCGCGAGACTCCCGACGAGGTAGCCGACCTTGTACGTCCTGCCCTGTGGTGTCGATGCCATGGGTCAGTGTGCTCGCCCGGCAACGTGATGTCCACGTCAGCCTAGCGCGGCTCGAAGCGATACTCGTGTTGGGCGTCCCTGAGGATGAGGCTGGGTGTCTGCCCCTTGACGACGACGAATTCAAAGCCGATGAGGCCCGGCTCGGTCGTGAGGAAGGACACCGAGCCGTCGGGGTTGGTGCGTGACCCGACCTCGCTCTTCCATTCACCGAAATCGAAGATCGTGGCGGCGCCGTTGCGGCTGACGGCGATCTCGCCGAGCGCGGCATTCGAGTAGCGCGCCGCAAGCGTGCCCGCAAGCGCAGGCTCGGCCGGCACCGTCAGCAGCTTGCGCTCGGCAGCGAGTTGCTCTGCGTACGTCTTCGCACCTGCCGCGAGCTGGGCATCCGCCTCGGGACGTCCATCGAACAACACTTCGAGCAGCTTCCGGCGGAAGCCGCCGCGAATCAACCACCCCGGGTCTCCATTGGTCAGGATCACCGCGCCGACGTTGTGATCGGGGAGCCAGATCATGTCGCTGTGGAAGCCAATCATGTCGCCGCCGTGATGGACGACCGACACGCCGTACGTGGTATCGACCGACAGCCCCATCCCGTAGGTCGAGTCCTTGCCGGTGGGCACCTGCGGCACGCGGCGCTCGAGCAGCGGCGCCTTGGCGACGTAGCGGACGCCACCCGGCAAGTTCCCCTGTGCCAGCTCCATCTGCACGTACTTGAGCATGTCGGTGACATTGCTCCACGCGGCCCCGGCCGGACGCACCGGGATGATGGAGTAGTTGATCGCCATCGCCGCGACGGCCGGATGGCCGTCGACGTCCGAGGCGTGCGCGGCGGCATGGTTGCCGGCGAGCGCGCGCGCATAGTCGAAGGTAGTCGACGTCATGCCGAGCGGGGTCAGGACCTGCTCCTGCATCGCGCGGTCGTACGCCGTCCCGAGGTCGAGATCGGGAAACAGCACGTGTCCGCCGATGAAGCCGGCGGCGCCGGCGAGCGGGTTTGAATACTGGAACATCTCGCCGAACTTGCTGGTCGGCTGCATCGAGCCGAGCGCGGCGACCGCGCGCTCCGGTGTGAGGTCCTTGAACTCGAACAGCCACTCGAAGTCCTGGCGGGGCAGGCCCGTGCAGGCGCAGATCAGGTGCTTGACCAGCACCTGGCGAGTGGTCGCCTCGTCGCCGAGCCTGAACGACGGCAGCAAGGTCGTGACGGGCGTGTCCCACGTGATCTTGTGCTGATCGACGAGCCTTGCGAGCAGCAACGTCGTCAGCGCCTTCGTGTTGGAGGCAATCATGTAGAGGCTGTCGGCGTCGACTGGTGTGGACGTGCCGAGCTCGCGGACGCCGAAGCCACCCGCAAACACGGTCTTGCCGTCCTGGACGAGGCCGACCGAGACGCCGGGCACACCCGTCGCCTTGCGGCCCGCCTCGACGAACGCGCCGAGGGCGGCAATTCGGGCCGCGTCGAGGGGATGTGCTTTCTTGCCGGCAAACGTCTCGCGCGTGTAGCCCTTCGGCAGCAGTCGATCGAAAACGAGGCTGACCTGCGCGCCACGCTTCTCGCCGACGTCCTGGGCCATGTCGTAGATGACCACCGTCCACTGCCCGTCGGCGTACAGGGCGAAAGCGGCGACGTCGCGGCGTTCGTTCGGCGACGTCTGGTAGGACATCTGCCGCCTTCGGGACCAGCCGTCCCGGTCGGGTAAGTCGTTGGTGACCTTGAGCGGCCAGCGTGTCTGCGGCGGATAGGCGGCCCAGGCAGCCGTCACGGCGGCCTCGGCATCGGCGCCCTGCACGTCGATCAACGCGAGGCGCGATCCCCCTTCGGGAGCCTCCAGGATCGTGGCAGGACCACGCACGACGATGCTCCAGCCAGACGGCGCGATGAAGCCATTGCCCGCGGTCGTGGTCCTCGGCGTGTCGGCGGTCAGGCGCTCGGCACCGGCGGTCGCGGCCTGGCCATGGCCGGCTGCCGCAGGGTTCCACCCGCCGGCCGTGACGAGGGCCGAGGCGACCAGTGAAGCCGAGACGAACAGGCCCGCGGTGAACGGCGGCATGGTGCCTCCTGTAGTGGATGGGTCCGTTGCGCGGATCAAACGACAGAACCGCCCACGCGTCAACCCGCGCTCACCACTCGGGATGTCGCCAGCGAAGGTAGTGCCCGTTCCCCGAACCCGCCGCCCGGCGGAGCCGGACATCGGCGGGTCTTCAACGCGGCCCGGTGGAGGGCCGGGCTCCACCTTCGCCAAGGCTACGGTGGACAAGTCGGAGAGTCGGCCCTACCACGTCAGCGGCAGTTGATCACGGCCGACAGCCAGGATTGTCAGCACCGGCGAGGGCGACAAACGTGATGCTCGCCGGTGACAGCGACAGCGTGCCGGCCGGCGAAGCAGCGCCGCGGAGCGCCGGCACGGTCCCGTCCTTGCCGGCAGCCAGCGCTGCGCCGTTCAGTTGCACCGCGTGCGACAGCAGTCCGGTAGACGATGCGAGCGTGTAGCGCTCGCCCTTCACCGGCATCGTCAATTCGAGCGTGGCTGTTCGCTCGGTGTTGACAACAACGAGCGCAACGCCGCCGGGCGTTCCCGCCAGGCAGTGCGCGAAGAGGTCCACACCCGCCGGCGAGGGACCTGCGTCGAGCACCCGTGTGCCCATCAGCCGCTTCCAGAGCACCGCCGCCCAATAGCTCGGTCGCGGTTCGAGGGTGTCCTCGTCGATCAGCGCGTAGTCGCTGGCCGACAACGTGTTGTGCATCACCACCTGGACACCGAGCCTGGCGACCCGCCCGAGCTGTTCGACATAACGGAACGTGTCGGTGAACGTCGAGGCCCAGGGATTGCCGCCGCAGCCGGTCTCGCCCGTCTCGGTGAGCCAGATCGGCTTGCCGGGCTCGAAGCGATCGCGCAACGCGATGTAATGGCGTGCGTCGCGCTCGGTGCGGGCGAGCCAGTCTGGCGACAGCGCTGCTTCGGCGGTGTGCGCCTGCTGCGCGGTGACGCCCGCGCCGGCGCATCGCTGCGAGACGCTGTTGTACGAGTGGTAGGAGAAGACATCCACGCCGGGACCGGTGGCCGCGAGCATCGCCTCGCTCTTGATCCCGGGGTAGTTGGCGAGCAGACCGCCCTCGCCCACCGAGCCGGGGCCGAGGACCCGCAGGGCTGGCGCCGCCTTCCTGATGAACGGCAGGAACACGCCGAAGTCGCGCGCGTAGGCCGCGGCGTCGTAGCCCTTCGGGGCGCCGCCGATCACCGCCACGTTCGGCTCGTTGAAGAACTCCGCCGCCGTGATGCGTCCGCCGACCGTGTCGGTGTACGCAAGCAGTTTTCGCAGTTGGTCGGGTGTCCACGCACCGGACGCGTCGCGCGTGCCGACGCTGATCGCGACCGACGTGACGAGGGCCGCGTCGGTCGCCTTCGCGAACTCGACGACACCGCGCCACTGCGCACGGGTGAGCACACCGCCGAAGCCCTCGGGCGGAGTCGCCGGCGGCGGCGTGTCTGCGTCGTGGAAGTACGTCGAGTTGGCCCACGTCCCACTCACCCGCATGTACGCTGGTCCGAGCGCTGTCGCCAGCCGTCGAAGTCGCTCGTTACCGAGGTCGAGCGGAGTGCGCATACGGAACGCATTCGCGTCCAGACCGGCGACCAGGGGTGTGGCGCCGCCGCCGGCCGTCGTCGACGGATCGGCCTTGTAGGGCGCCGAGAAGCGGCCGCCCGTGACCTCGACCATCTCGACGTTGTACGAGACGAAGCGCGGATCGACGTCGGCGACGCGGCGGAACAACCCCGGCTGGATCGGCCCTGACTGGGCATGTAGCGCCGCCAGCACCGCGATGGTGTACATCGCGACCACGGCTGGAAGAACGAATCGCTTCATGGTGCCTCTCCTGGTACTGACGTGTAGCCGTCGAGCTTGCTCGACGGAAATCGCATGGCGGCCTACTGCCGAGTGGCCGTGAACGTGCCGGTGGCCATGTTCTCCACGTCCACCGTGCCCTTCACCACGCCGTCATCGCCAATCGTGCCGGTCCAGGTGTTGGTGTAGGTGCCCGCCTCCGCCTGGACCTCGAACCGGATCGTGATCGCGCGTTCCTTGACGGTACCGCTGACGGGCGCGGGCTTGGCGCGGCCGTGGAAGTCGATCGTGCCGGCGACCACCTCTCCGTCCTGTTTCAGGACGAGCGTCGCGTCGAGGTCGTTGTTGGCGATCTCGCCGGTGACCTTGTACGTGCCCGACACGTCGGGCGCAGCGAACGGCGCCGCGGTGAAGGCGACGGTGAGGACAGTGGTGGCGAACAGGCGGGCAAAAGAAGGCATGCGATTTCTCCTCGAAAACACAGAAAGTTGTAAGTGCTTACTTTTTACCATACGTCGGTCCTGCCGGTTCACGAGCGCCGTTACTGGCCCGCGCGCAGGCCGTTCAGCAGGGCGACCGCCTGCACGCCGATTTCCCGCTCGGTGAGCCCGAGCGGATTCACCCCGAGCACGTTCCACAACCCGAAGTGGCTCGCCATGCTGACCAGCATGTGCACCACGAGTTCGGGACGCACCCCCGCGAAAGCGCCCTCGGCCTGTCGCCGCGACACATACTCGCGCAGGAAGCCCGTGACCGGCGCGGTGTACTTGACCTGCCACACGCGGGCGAGTTCCTGGTGCTCGAGCGCGGCGAAGAGCATCAGGCGGTGGTAGGTGGGATGCGCCCGATACGAGGCCAGCACCGCCGTCACCACCGCCCGGAACAGCGCCTCATCGTCACGCGTCTCGGCGATCTCGCGCAGCTGCCTCAGCCACTCCTCCACCTCGGCCAATGGCACCTGGTGCTCGAGCACGGCGAGGTACAGGCTCTCCTTCGTGGGGAACAGGCGGAACAGGACCGTCTCGCTGGCGCCGACGGCCGCGGCGATCTCCCGCGTGGTGGTGCCGGCAAAGCCGTGCTCCCCGAACAGTTCCGCTGCCGCGTGCAGGATCTGCGCACGCCGGGCCCCGCTCGGCACGTGCCTGCGGACGAGCGCACCGGGACGGCTCGCAGCTGAGGAACGGGGGGAGCGGGCGGCTCGAGGCATGGTCGGACGGAATGGTAGCATCTGCTACCAACTAGTCAATCTCACGTCGCGTGGTAGCGTCGAGCAAGCTCGACGCCTACGCTTGGCCGGACGCTCGCCCCTGCCGATGTGCGCCTGCGGCCGCGCCGGGGTCTCCGGACGCGGCATATATGGCCGGGCTCGGAGAGCCGGCCCTGCCCCTGATGCCGGCCCTGCCCCCGATTCCGGGCCTACCGCCGACGACGGCGTGTCACGGCCGGGGCTGTTGCTCGAACAGCATGACGTTGCCGGTCGACGCCCCCGAGCAGACGATGTCCAGGCGCCCATCACCAGTGAGGTCTGCGACCTTGCAGTCGGCGCCTGCCACGTGCCCCTGGTCGAGCACGGTCGGCGTCCACCGCGTGCCCGTCGCATCGTCGGCGCGGTAGATCGTGACGCGGAAGTCCTTGCCGCGGAAGCCACCGATGATTTCGTCGCGCCCGTCGCCATCGAGGTCAGCCACCGCAAGTGCGTGGCCATTGCTCATGCCCCGCTCGATGACGAGGCTATCCCACCCGGACGGCCGATCCAGATACACGACGACGTTGGTTCCATGGAACGGTTCGATCGTCGCCAGGAAACGCCGCTGGCCGAGCGCCCCGACCTTGACCTCGCTGCTGCCACACAGCGGACAGGGCTCGACGTTGCCGGAGGTGATCGGCACGTGTGTCCACTCGCCGTCCTTCGGCACCAGCCGCTGCAGGCCATCGAAACTCGCCGTAAGCATTTGCCATCGGCCCGGTGCCCACTCCACGGGATGGATGCTGTGCACGATGCCGGTGAGCGTCGACGAAATCTGCTGCCGCACCCAGGTGCCGGGACGGTAGGCGTAGATGGGCGTCCGGCCCTCGTACTTCGGCGCGACCACGCCGGTGCCGGCAAACGGCGCGACGATCAACGACGGCGCCTTGCCGGGCTCGACACGCATCCAGCGCACGCGATGCGCCGTGGGCACGGCGTCGATGGGCCGCGACGTCCACGCCTGCGTCGGATCCTCACCATGTGTCAGCAGGAGCACCTGCCCGACGCTGCGCGCCGGATCGGTCTCGAACCGGTGCGCCAACGCGATCTCGGGAATGCCGTCGCCGTCCAGATCGTACGTGTCCAGGTTGATGACGCGCGGCACCGCCGTCACCAGCACGTGACGTGCCCAGGTGGGGTTCTCGTACCACGCCAGGTCCTGGGCGCGCTCGTCCACGACGATGACGTCGAGGCGCTTGTCGCGATTCAGATCGGCGAGCACCAACTGATAACCCATCCCCAGGCCGGAGACGATCGACGTGGCCCTGAAGACGGGCAGTGCCGAGGCCGGAGGGGCCTGGGCCCCTGACACCAGCAGCAGCATCAGCACGAATGGAAGCATGCGCCGCCAGTCTACCCGTTGCGCCGGTGGCGGCGCTGCGACAGGATCGGCGGCATGAGCGCTTCGTCCTCGTCCCGTTCCCACCGCGTGAACCGACGGCGCTTCCTGCAGGCCGCCGCGATCGCCAGCACCACACCGATGGCTGCAGGGTCCACGAGAGCGCGCGCAGCCGACACGACGCAACAAGCCACAGCCGCGGCACGTGCCGTCGCGCCCAGCGGGTCCGACGTCGGATCGCTCTTCCCCTTCATCCAGAAACAGGCGGTGCAGGGGCCGTTTCCAATGTCGTTCACGAACCCGCAGTTCCGGTCACTCGAGGACTGGACGGCCACGGCCCGCGCCACGGTACTGGATCTGCTCCACTACGCGCCGCCCCCCTGCGATCCCCGCGCGGAGACCTTCGAGCGCGTCGACTGCGGCGATTACATCCGCGAAAAGGTGTTCTTCAACACGACCCCGGACCTGCGCGTTCCCGCCTACGTCCTGGCGCCAAAGCGTGCCACGGCTGCGAGGCCGGCCCCGGCGATCGTGGCCCTGCACGATCACGGCGGCTTCTACTTGTGGGGCAAGGAAAAGCTCGTGTCTGTCGACGGCGAGCACCCGGTCTTCACCGAGTTCCGCCAGCGCTACTACGGCGGTCGCAGCATTGCCATCGACCTGGCGCGGCGCGGCTACGTGGTGGTCGTGATCGACATGTTCTACTGGGGCGATCGACGCATGCTGCTCGACGACGACCCGGCCGACTGGCGGGATCGACCGTCGACGATGGCGCCCGAACGCGTCCAGGCCTTCAATACGCGGGCCAGCCAGAACGAACAACTCGTCGGCCGCACCCTGTACACGGCCGGCATCACCTGGCCCGGCGTGATGTTCTGGGACGACATCCGTACCGTCGACTATCTGTTGACCCGTCCGGACGTGGACTCGAAGCGAATCGGTTGCGTCGGGCTCTCGGTCGGCGCCGTCCGGTCCGCGCATCTCGCGGCGCTGGACGATCGCATCAAGGCTGGCGTCGTCGTGTGCTGGATGACATCGTTCCCGGGACAGTTGAAGAAGCACATCCGGAACACCATCGGACACACGAAGGTGGTGCCCGGCCTGCATCGACACCTGGACTACCCCGATGTGGCGTCGCTCGCGATGCCGAGACCGGTGCTGTTCATGAGCGGGAGCCAGGACGGGCTGTTCGACCTCGATGCCGTCAAGGCGAGCTTCGCGACCTTGAACGCGTGTTATGCGAAGGCCGGCATGCCCGACCGGTGCCGGACGCGCATGTACGACAGCCCGCACCAGTTCAACGCCGAGATGCAGGCCGAGGCGTGGGCCTGGCTCGAGCGCTTCGTCTGAGTCGGGCAGCCTGCAGCCTGCAGCCTACGGGCTACGAGTCGGCGGCGGCAGCAGCGCTCAGCGCCGATGCATTCCGAAGGCCGACTGCCGAATGACGAAGGCCGTCTCGGTTCACCGATCCGTCTTCTGCTCGACGAGCTTGCCGAAACGCTGGTGAATGGCCAGGGCCGGGTCGAGCGGCACCTGCACGGGCACGACATCGTCCGGAATGCTGATGACCGGCGTCGGACGAATCGTCCGTCCCGTGAACTCGGGCAGCCAAAGGCGCTGCGCCTCCAGCATCTCGGTGGCCATCTCGCGGATCTCCCGGAGCGTGCACACCGCGGCCGTCAACGGATCGAGCGCGAGCGCGTGGACGATGTGCTCGGGATCGCCGGTCAGCGCGGCTTCTGCCGTCAGTTGCTGCACGTTGATGTTGGTCATGCAGGCGGCGGCACATTGCGGCGGCAGTGCTCCGATGCGCGTCGGGTGGATCCCGGTGGCGTCGGCGAAGGCCGGAACCTCGACGCAGCTGTCGCGCGGCAGGTTGTCGATGTAGCCATCGTTGTAGACATTGCCCATGAAACGGAAGGGGCGGCCGGTCGCGACGGCCTCCATGATCCACGAGCAGTACTCGACGCTGCGCCGGGCGCACGCGGTCTCCTCGAACTCCAACGGATCGACCTCGGCGTACTTCTCCGCCATGGCCTTGCCCCAGGTGTAGTAGGCCCCGCTCTCACCACCGAACGCCGGTTCGTCGCAGTAGAGGGCGAGCGCCGCCCGGTTCTTGCGGAACCAGGGCACGTACTCGCTCAGATGCCCGGTCGACTCGGTCATGAAGTAGCCGAACTGGCGGAAGACCTCGCCGCGCACCTTCTCGTTCTTGTAGTACTCGGGCCGCTCGAATCTCTCGCGCAGTTCCGGGTACAGGTCGCGGCCCTCGTGTTCGAGCCGCAGGAACCAGTCCATGTGGTTGATGCCGCCGCACGTGTAAGTGATCGCATTCTTGTCTGCGATGCCACAGTAGCCGGCAATCAGGTCCAGCGTGGTCTGCACGCCGTGGCACAGGCCGACGAACGGCATGCGCGTCAGGCGGCCGAGCGCGAGACAGTTGGCTGCCATCGGGTTCGCGTACTGCAGCATGATCGCTCCGGGCCGCGCGACCTCTTCCATGTCACGGGCAATCCCGGCCAGCACGGGGATATGACGCAGCCCGCGGAACACGCCGCCGGGGCCGAGCGTGTCCCCGATGCACTGATCGACGCCGTACGCCAGCGGCACCTCGTAGTCCACGGCATACGCATCGAAGCCGCCGACCTGGATCATCACGACGACGAAGTCTGCGTCGCGGATCGCCTCGCGCCGATCGGTCGTCGCCCACACGGAGGCGGCCAAACCGTTGTCGCGAATCATCCGCGAGACGAAGCTCTCCATGCGGCGCAGCTTCGTCTCGGTCGGCGACATCAGCGCGAACTCGCTGTCACGAAGCGCCGGGGTCGCCAGGATGTCAGCGATCAGGGTCTTGCAGAACACGACCGATCCGGCGCCGATCATCGCGATCTTGTGTCGTCCCATCACATGTCTCCCGGGCTGCGTCGTCGCCCAACCTGTTCCGCTGGCGTCAGCCGAGGCTCAAGCATTCCCTGAGACCTGAGACCTGAGACCTGAGACCTGAGACCTGAGACCTGAGACGAAGATCACGTCGCCGCCTTGATGCCCATCACCTCTTGGACTTTGGCCGTGTCGAGGTACTGCTG includes:
- the melA gene encoding alpha-galactosidase → MGRHKIAMIGAGSVVFCKTLIADILATPALRDSEFALMSPTETKLRRMESFVSRMIRDNGLAASVWATTDRREAIRDADFVVVMIQVGGFDAYAVDYEVPLAYGVDQCIGDTLGPGGVFRGLRHIPVLAGIARDMEEVARPGAIMLQYANPMAANCLALGRLTRMPFVGLCHGVQTTLDLIAGYCGIADKNAITYTCGGINHMDWFLRLEHEGRDLYPELRERFERPEYYKNEKVRGEVFRQFGYFMTESTGHLSEYVPWFRKNRAALALYCDEPAFGGESGAYYTWGKAMAEKYAEVDPLEFEETACARRSVEYCSWIMEAVATGRPFRFMGNVYNDGYIDNLPRDSCVEVPAFADATGIHPTRIGALPPQCAAACMTNINVQQLTAEAALTGDPEHIVHALALDPLTAAVCTLREIREMATEMLEAQRLWLPEFTGRTIRPTPVISIPDDVVPVQVPLDPALAIHQRFGKLVEQKTDR
- a CDS encoding TetR/AcrR family transcriptional regulator, giving the protein MPSGARRAQILHAAAELFGEHGFAGTTTREIAAAVGASETVLFRLFPTKESLYLAVLEHQVPLAEVEEWLRQLREIAETRDDEALFRAVVTAVLASYRAHPTYHRLMLFAALEHQELARVWQVKYTAPVTGFLREYVSRRQAEGAFAGVRPELVVHMLVSMASHFGLWNVLGVNPLGLTEREIGVQAVALLNGLRAGQ
- a CDS encoding NADPH-dependent FMN reductase, whose protein sequence is MASTPQGRTYKVGYLVGSLAKASLNRRLAGALVKLAPPELAMTEIPFSDLPFYSYDLDADFPAVARAFKQAINESDAVLFVTPEYNRSIPGALKNAIDWASRPYGSNAFTRKASAIIGTSPGKIGTAVAQQHLRSILAFCNSPQMNAVEAYIQFTPDLIDDTGTVTVKETADFLRNFMHEFHQFIIRVKIALPDNA
- a CDS encoding dienelactone hydrolase family protein, with the protein product MSASSSSRSHRVNRRRFLQAAAIASTTPMAAGSTRARAADTTQQATAAARAVAPSGSDVGSLFPFIQKQAVQGPFPMSFTNPQFRSLEDWTATARATVLDLLHYAPPPCDPRAETFERVDCGDYIREKVFFNTTPDLRVPAYVLAPKRATAARPAPAIVALHDHGGFYLWGKEKLVSVDGEHPVFTEFRQRYYGGRSIAIDLARRGYVVVVIDMFYWGDRRMLLDDDPADWRDRPSTMAPERVQAFNTRASQNEQLVGRTLYTAGITWPGVMFWDDIRTVDYLLTRPDVDSKRIGCVGLSVGAVRSAHLAALDDRIKAGVVVCWMTSFPGQLKKHIRNTIGHTKVVPGLHRHLDYPDVASLAMPRPVLFMSGSQDGLFDLDAVKASFATLNACYAKAGMPDRCRTRMYDSPHQFNAEMQAEAWAWLERFV
- a CDS encoding serine hydrolase domain-containing protein, with amino-acid sequence MPPFTAGLFVSASLVASALVTAGGWNPAAAGHGQAATAGAERLTADTPRTTTAGNGFIAPSGWSIVVRGPATILEAPEGGSRLALIDVQGADAEAAVTAAWAAYPPQTRWPLKVTNDLPDRDGWSRRRQMSYQTSPNERRDVAAFALYADGQWTVVIYDMAQDVGEKRGAQVSLVFDRLLPKGYTRETFAGKKAHPLDAARIAALGAFVEAGRKATGVPGVSVGLVQDGKTVFAGGFGVRELGTSTPVDADSLYMIASNTKALTTLLLARLVDQHKITWDTPVTTLLPSFRLGDEATTRQVLVKHLICACTGLPRQDFEWLFEFKDLTPERAVAALGSMQPTSKFGEMFQYSNPLAGAAGFIGGHVLFPDLDLGTAYDRAMQEQVLTPLGMTSTTFDYARALAGNHAAAHASDVDGHPAVAAMAINYSIIPVRPAGAAWSNVTDMLKYVQMELAQGNLPGGVRYVAKAPLLERRVPQVPTGKDSTYGMGLSVDTTYGVSVVHHGGDMIGFHSDMIWLPDHNVGAVILTNGDPGWLIRGGFRRKLLEVLFDGRPEADAQLAAGAKTYAEQLAAERKLLTVPAEPALAGTLAARYSNAALGEIAVSRNGAATIFDFGEWKSEVGSRTNPDGSVSFLTTEPGLIGFEFVVVKGQTPSLILRDAQHEYRFEPR
- a CDS encoding FG-GAP repeat domain-containing protein, with protein sequence MLPFVLMLLLVSGAQAPPASALPVFRATSIVSGLGMGYQLVLADLNRDKRLDVIVVDERAQDLAWYENPTWARHVLVTAVPRVINLDTYDLDGDGIPEIALAHRFETDPARSVGQVLLLTHGEDPTQAWTSRPIDAVPTAHRVRWMRVEPGKAPSLIVAPFAGTGVVAPKYEGRTPIYAYRPGTWVRQQISSTLTGIVHSIHPVEWAPGRWQMLTASFDGLQRLVPKDGEWTHVPITSGNVEPCPLCGSSEVKVGALGQRRFLATIEPFHGTNVVVYLDRPSGWDSLVIERGMSNGHALAVADLDGDGRDEIIGGFRGKDFRVTIYRADDATGTRWTPTVLDQGHVAGADCKVADLTGDGRLDIVCSGASTGNVMLFEQQPRP